From Coffea arabica cultivar ET-39 chromosome 2e, Coffea Arabica ET-39 HiFi, whole genome shotgun sequence, the proteins below share one genomic window:
- the LOC113730790 gene encoding OVARIAN TUMOR DOMAIN-containing deubiquitinating enzyme 9 isoform X1 produces the protein MAIYEYDPDVIRWGLHHLDVCIPNDSGCPNTVTEYDKDLSEVAYVDEGYCEPMQANVYNDEIIAHAYQEELSRLAAAETSGSSHAEEEHQQISVLSQDWFGSSRRHCNSECQSNQDDPDEAGMFKLCPSPGRAVVNAEDQPGSPEIEDESALDGEVGRRLNQMFSVPHVPRINGEIPSVDEATSDHQRLLDRLQLYDLVELKVSGDGNCQFRSLSDQIYRTPEHHKFVRQQIVTQLQSHPELYEGYVPMAYDDYLKRITKTGEWGDHVTLQAAADSDVSSFFECDFAFIVTNACHLIQYGVRIFVITSFKDTCYIEILPQIQKSDRIITLSFWAEVHYNSIYPHGGTLASPISSEFIHLICIQYLCFSFLIVACFNIRECMKTRKFLWI, from the exons ATGGCAATCTATGAGTATGACCCTGATGTCATTCGGTGGGGTCTACATCATCTAGATGTCTGTATACCGAATGATAGTGGCTGTCCCAATACTGTTACTGAATACGATAAGGACTTGTCTGAAGTTGCATATGTAGATGAAGGATACTGTGAGCCCATGCAAGCAAATGTGTACAATGACGAGATAATTGCTCATGCTTATCAAGAAGAACTATCACGACTTGCAGCAGCTGAAACATCAGGATCTTCACATGCTGAGGAAGAGCATCAGCAAATCTCAGTTCTTTCACAGGATTGGTTTGGTTCTTCAAGAAGACACTGCAATTCTG AATGTCAAAGCAATCAGGACGATCCTGATGAAGCAGGAATGTTTAAATTATGCCCCAGCCCAGGACGAGCTGTTGTTAATGCAGAGGACCAACCAGGTTCCCCAGAGATAGAAGATGAATCTGCTCTTGATGGAGAAGTTGGCAGGAGGTTGAATCAGATGTTCTCCGTCCCT CATGTGCCTAGAATTAATggagaaataccttcagttgaTGAAGCTACCTCTGATCATCAAAGATTGCTAGACAG ATTGCAGTTGTATGACTTGGTCGAGCTAAAAGTATCAGGAGATGGCAATTGCCAG TTCCGCTCCTTGTCGGATCAAATATATCGTACTCCTGAGCATCACAAGTTTGTTAGACAGCAAATTGTCACCCAG CTTCAATCTCATCCAGAGTTGTATGAAGGTTATGTTCCCATGGCCTATGATGACTACTTGAAAAGAATAACCAA GACTGGCGAATGGGGTGATCATGTCACACTGCAGGCAGCAGCAGATTCG GATGTGTCGTCATTCTTTGAATGTGACTTTGCATTCATCGTGACTAATGCTTGTCATCTTATACAGTATGGTGTGAGGATTTTTGTGATAACGTCCTTCAAGGACACATGCTATATTGAGATTCTTCCTCAAATACAGAAGTCAGACAGAA TAATAACTTTGAGCTTCTGGGCAGAAGTGCACTATAACTCCATATATCCTCATGGAG GAACCCTTGCATCTCCCATTAGCAGTGAGTTTATCCATTTAATTTGTATACAGTATCTTTGCTTTTCCTTTCTAATTGTTGCATGTTTTAACATACGTGAGTGCATGAAGACAAGaaaatttctttggatttag
- the LOC113730789 gene encoding pumilio homolog 4, whose product MVDEGGKDDCLLSSGRLMSDSGDDLMLGGSSCNGDLMNNSSILESELELLLLQKEQQRQRNRDLFVGSARDFDIHRSGSAPPSVEGALSAAGSLSRNPNFASLHSTASNTGTDRVLTEEEIRSHPAYLAYYYSNENLNPRLPPPLLSKEDWRIAQRVQAAGSSVDGTGDLTNNLLVDDGVSSLLLSMQPRLAVKKAEEDLIELRKAAVRNLSRKSSTEYLEGSSSSSVGLSKAGMGARRKSFADIVQEGCGQPATSSGRLSRSASRNSVGDILDSRTISDTYSGVLQNRAESFDSMHRGQLTAGLSRDLGHPSAYPCTTGASLTSPPGFPAVGSRVSLDAKKNIRDPKSQDLSSHDTEIYHILASFPGLTVNKVSEDAPLSSPTPNCHQLNMQQHFIDKSRAEKLIPATNHNEFSRGKMVSQLDYGNFNLDRQVNLPRRASSLVNLQSLVNSSEFTMLDNPNLQYPGSHLGNVTLNGQSLRRSGNLGLSNIHSPDIHQAHYSEKQLNYATHAAAMPRNLSHTRNYTSTSHPDLHQLERIYIETLLAQQNQHCQLPLLSKSGSLNLQYHGIPTFGLHMSHQGNRMPNAIHPTVESGGPTFQNEQPSQFTIALKSQLGGASGTRIEGKTISPLLEELKSNKGRSLELSDVLDHVVEFSMDQYGSRFIQQKLETACTEDKITIFPKIIPHARSLMTDVFGNYVIQKFFEHGTETQRKELADQLVGHVLGLSLQMYGCRVIQKALEVVDVEQQTRMVTELNGSVMKCVRDQNGNHVIQKCIECVPQDRIQFIISSFFGQVVALSTHPYGCRVIQRVLEHCNDPNTQHFIIDEIMNSICTLAQDQYGNYVIQHVLQHGNPRERSEVISKLAGQIVKMSQQKFASNVIEKCLAFGGPQERKVLIDEMLGSTDENEPLQAMMKDPFGNYVVQKVLETCDDQSRGLIVSRIKVHLNALKKYTYGKHIVSRVEKLIATGEKHMAVSSS is encoded by the exons ATGGTTGATGAGGGTGGGAAAGATGACTGCTTGCTGTCAAGTGGGAGACTAATGAGTGATTCTGGTGATGATCTAATGTTGGGAGGATCAAGTTGTAATGGGGATTTAATGAACAATAGTAGTATTCTGGAAAGTGAACTTGAATTATTGCTGCTACAGAAAGAGCAGCAGAGGCAGCGAAATCGCGACTTATTTGTTGGAAGTGCGAGGGATTTTGACATTCACAGGAGTGGTAGTGCTCCACCAAGTGTAGAAGGGGCCCTGAGTGCTGCTGGAAGTCTATCCAGGAATCCCAATTTTGCATCGCTTCATAGTACTGCTTCTAATACTGGTACTGATAGAGTTTTGACAGAAGAAGAGATTAGGTCTCACCCTGCATATTTAGCATATTATTATTCAAATGAGAATCTTAATCCGAGGTTGCCTCCACCATTGTTATCGAAAGAAGATTGGCGGATTGCTCAGAGGGTTCAGGCAGCGGGGTCTTCAGTTGATGGGACTGGGGACTTGACGAACAACCTCTTGGTTGACGATGGTGTCAGCTCATTGTTGCTGTCAATGCAGCCTAGGCTAGCTGTCAAGAAGGCGGAAGAGGATTTGATTGAATTAAGAAAGGCTGCAGTGAGGAACCTTTCACGGAAAAGCTCCACAGAATATCTGGAAGGGAGCTCTTCTAGTTCTGTTGGCCTATCAAAAGCTGGAATGGGTGCGAGAAGGAAGAGTTTTGCAGATATAGTTCAG GAAGGATGTGGTCAACCTGCAACATCCTCAGGTCGTCTTTCACGGTCTGCTAGCCGTAACTCAGTTGGTGATATCTTGGATTCGAGAACTATATCTGATACCTATTCTGGAGTATTGCAAAATAGAGCAGAATCTTTTGATTCAATGCATCGTGGGCAACTTACTGCAGGCTTGTCCAGGGATTTAGGCCACCCCAGTGCTTATCCATGTACAACAGGTGCATCTTTGACATCTCCTCCAGGGTTCCCTGCTGTGGGTAGCCGAGTCTCCCTTGATGCCAAGAAAAACATCAGGGATCCAAAATCACAGGACCTTTCATCTCATGACACTGAAATTTATCATATTTTAGCTTCTTTCCCAGGATTAACTGTCAATAAAGTCAGCGAGGATGCTCCTTTAAGTTCTCCGACTCCAAATTGTCATCAGCTGAATATGCAGCAGCACTTCATTGACAAGTCCAGAGCTGAAAAATTGATCCCCGCTACCAATCATAATGAATTTTCCAGGGGGAAGATGGTATCACAGCTAGATTACGGGAACTTTAATTTAGACAGACAAGTAAATCTTCCAAGAAGAGCCTCTTCTTTAGTCAACCTTCAGTCACTAGTAAATTCTTCTGAGTTCACAATGTTGGACAACCCTAATCTCCAATATCCAG GTTCACATTTGGGTAATGTTACTCTGAATGGACAAAGCTTGAGGAGGAGTGGTAATTTGGGTCTCTCTAACATTCATTCTCCAGACATACATCAGGCTCATTATTCAGAGAAACAGTTGAACTATGCTACACATGCAGCGGCTATGCCAAGAAATCTGTCTCACACAAGAAATTACACAAGCACTTCTCACcctgatttgcaccaattagaGAGAATATATATTGAAACATTGCTCGCACAACAGAATCAACATTGTCAGTTGCCCCTCTTATCTAAATCTGGAAGTTTGAATCTCCAGTACCACGGGATCCCTACATTTGGCCTACACATGTCTCATCAAGGAAACAGAATGCCAAATGCCATTCATCCTACAGTGGAATCTGGAGGTCCTACTTTTCAAAATGAGCAACCTTCACAGTTTACTATTGCATTGAAAAGTCAACTGGGGGGAGCTAGTGGGACTAGAATAGAAGGGAAGACCATATCACCATTGTTAGAAGAGCTCAAGAGCAACAAGGGCAGATCTTTGGAACTTTCAGATGTTCTTGATCATGTTGTTGAATTCAG TATGGATCAGTATGGGAGTCGCTTTATTCAGCAGAAGCTGGAAACTGCCTGTACTGAGGATAAGATTACAATATTTCCAAAGATCATTCCTCATGCTCGAAGTCTGATGACTGATGTCTTTGGTAATTATGTCATACAGAAG TTCTTTGAGCATGGCACAGAAACTCAAAGAAAAGAGTTGGCTGATCAACTTGTTGGTCATGTTTTAGGCCTCAGTCTTCAAATGTACGGTTGCAGAGTAATTCAGAAG GCCTTGGAAGTGGTTGATGTGGAGCAGCAGACACGAATGGTGACAGAGCTTAATGGTTCTGTTATGAAATGTGTCCGTGACCAGAATGGTAATCATGTAATCCAGAAATGTATTGAGTGTGTCCCACAAGATCGGATCCAATTTATTATCTCATCCTTTTTTGGACAAGTTGTTGCCTTGTCTACCCATCCTTATGGTTGCCGTGTCATTCAG AGGGTCCTGGAACACTGCAATGATCCAAATACTCAACATTTCATCATTGATGAAATAATGAATTCTATATGTACGTTAGCGCAAGACCAATATGGAAATTATGTCATCCAG CACGTCTTGCAACATGGGAATCCCCGCGAACGGTCTGAAGTCATTAGCAAGCTCGCTGGACAAATTGTGAAGATGAGTCAGCAGAAATTTGCTTCCAATGTCATTGAGAAGTGCTTAGCTTTTGGTGGTCCACAAGAGCGTAAAGTTCTGATAGATGAGATGCTTGGTTCCACCGATGAAAATGAACCGCTGCAG GCTATGATGAAAGATCCCTTTGGAAACTATGTTGTCCAGAAGGTGCTCGAGACTTGTGATGATCAAAGCCGCGGGCTAATTGTCTCTCGTATTAAGGTGCACTTGAATGCGTTAAAGAAATACACTTACGGGAAGCATATTGTTTCTCGTGTTGAGAAGCTCATAGCAACTGGAG AGAAGCATATGGCAGTATCCTCTTCTTGA
- the LOC113730790 gene encoding OVARIAN TUMOR DOMAIN-containing deubiquitinating enzyme 9 isoform X2, protein MAIYEYDPDVIRWGLHHLDVCIPNDSGCPNTVTEYDKDLSEVAYVDEGYCEPMQANVYNDEIIAHAYQEELSRLAAAETSGSSHAEEEHQQISVLSQDWFGSSRRHCNSECQSNQDDPDEAGMFKLCPSPGRAVVNAEDQPGSPEIEDESALDGEVGRRLNQMFSVPHVPRINGEIPSVDEATSDHQRLLDRLQLYDLVELKVSGDGNCQFRSLSDQIYRTPEHHKFVRQQIVTQLQSHPELYEGYVPMAYDDYLKRITKTGEWGDHVTLQAAADSYGVRIFVITSFKDTCYIEILPQIQKSDRIITLSFWAEVHYNSIYPHGGTLASPISSEFIHLICIQYLCFSFLIVACFNIRECMKTRKFLWI, encoded by the exons ATGGCAATCTATGAGTATGACCCTGATGTCATTCGGTGGGGTCTACATCATCTAGATGTCTGTATACCGAATGATAGTGGCTGTCCCAATACTGTTACTGAATACGATAAGGACTTGTCTGAAGTTGCATATGTAGATGAAGGATACTGTGAGCCCATGCAAGCAAATGTGTACAATGACGAGATAATTGCTCATGCTTATCAAGAAGAACTATCACGACTTGCAGCAGCTGAAACATCAGGATCTTCACATGCTGAGGAAGAGCATCAGCAAATCTCAGTTCTTTCACAGGATTGGTTTGGTTCTTCAAGAAGACACTGCAATTCTG AATGTCAAAGCAATCAGGACGATCCTGATGAAGCAGGAATGTTTAAATTATGCCCCAGCCCAGGACGAGCTGTTGTTAATGCAGAGGACCAACCAGGTTCCCCAGAGATAGAAGATGAATCTGCTCTTGATGGAGAAGTTGGCAGGAGGTTGAATCAGATGTTCTCCGTCCCT CATGTGCCTAGAATTAATggagaaataccttcagttgaTGAAGCTACCTCTGATCATCAAAGATTGCTAGACAG ATTGCAGTTGTATGACTTGGTCGAGCTAAAAGTATCAGGAGATGGCAATTGCCAG TTCCGCTCCTTGTCGGATCAAATATATCGTACTCCTGAGCATCACAAGTTTGTTAGACAGCAAATTGTCACCCAG CTTCAATCTCATCCAGAGTTGTATGAAGGTTATGTTCCCATGGCCTATGATGACTACTTGAAAAGAATAACCAA GACTGGCGAATGGGGTGATCATGTCACACTGCAGGCAGCAGCAGATTCG TATGGTGTGAGGATTTTTGTGATAACGTCCTTCAAGGACACATGCTATATTGAGATTCTTCCTCAAATACAGAAGTCAGACAGAA TAATAACTTTGAGCTTCTGGGCAGAAGTGCACTATAACTCCATATATCCTCATGGAG GAACCCTTGCATCTCCCATTAGCAGTGAGTTTATCCATTTAATTTGTATACAGTATCTTTGCTTTTCCTTTCTAATTGTTGCATGTTTTAACATACGTGAGTGCATGAAGACAAGaaaatttctttggatttag
- the LOC113730790 gene encoding OVARIAN TUMOR DOMAIN-containing deubiquitinating enzyme 12 isoform X4 — protein MAIYEYDPDVIRWGLHHLDVCIPNDSGCPNTVTEYDKDLSEVAYVDEGYCEPMQANVYNDEIIAHAYQEELSRLAAAETSGSSHAEEEHQQISVLSQDWFGSSRRHCNSECQSNQDDPDEAGMFKLCPSPGRAVVNAEDQPGSPEIEDESALDGEVGRRLNQMFSVPHVPRINGEIPSVDEATSDHQRLLDRLQLYDLVELKVSGDGNCQFRSLSDQIYRTPEHHKFVRQQIVTQLQSHPELYEGYVPMAYDDYLKRITKTGEWGDHVTLQAAADSDVSSFFECDFAFIVTNACHLIQYGVRIFVITSFKDTCYIEILPQIQKSDRIITLSFWAEVHYNSIYPHGDA, from the exons ATGGCAATCTATGAGTATGACCCTGATGTCATTCGGTGGGGTCTACATCATCTAGATGTCTGTATACCGAATGATAGTGGCTGTCCCAATACTGTTACTGAATACGATAAGGACTTGTCTGAAGTTGCATATGTAGATGAAGGATACTGTGAGCCCATGCAAGCAAATGTGTACAATGACGAGATAATTGCTCATGCTTATCAAGAAGAACTATCACGACTTGCAGCAGCTGAAACATCAGGATCTTCACATGCTGAGGAAGAGCATCAGCAAATCTCAGTTCTTTCACAGGATTGGTTTGGTTCTTCAAGAAGACACTGCAATTCTG AATGTCAAAGCAATCAGGACGATCCTGATGAAGCAGGAATGTTTAAATTATGCCCCAGCCCAGGACGAGCTGTTGTTAATGCAGAGGACCAACCAGGTTCCCCAGAGATAGAAGATGAATCTGCTCTTGATGGAGAAGTTGGCAGGAGGTTGAATCAGATGTTCTCCGTCCCT CATGTGCCTAGAATTAATggagaaataccttcagttgaTGAAGCTACCTCTGATCATCAAAGATTGCTAGACAG ATTGCAGTTGTATGACTTGGTCGAGCTAAAAGTATCAGGAGATGGCAATTGCCAG TTCCGCTCCTTGTCGGATCAAATATATCGTACTCCTGAGCATCACAAGTTTGTTAGACAGCAAATTGTCACCCAG CTTCAATCTCATCCAGAGTTGTATGAAGGTTATGTTCCCATGGCCTATGATGACTACTTGAAAAGAATAACCAA GACTGGCGAATGGGGTGATCATGTCACACTGCAGGCAGCAGCAGATTCG GATGTGTCGTCATTCTTTGAATGTGACTTTGCATTCATCGTGACTAATGCTTGTCATCTTATACAGTATGGTGTGAGGATTTTTGTGATAACGTCCTTCAAGGACACATGCTATATTGAGATTCTTCCTCAAATACAGAAGTCAGACAGAA TAATAACTTTGAGCTTCTGGGCAGAAGTGCACTATAACTCCATATATCCTCATGGAG ACGCCTAA
- the LOC113730790 gene encoding OVARIAN TUMOR DOMAIN-containing deubiquitinating enzyme 12 isoform X5 encodes MAIYEYDPDVIRWGLHHLDVCIPNDSGCPNTVTEYDKDLSEVAYVDEGYCEPMQANVYNDEIIAHAYQEELSRLAAAETSGSSHAEEEHQQISVLSQDWFGSSRRHCNSECQSNQDDPDEAGMFKLCPSPGRAVVNAEDQPGSPEIEDESALDGEVGRRLNQMFSVPHVPRINGEIPSVDEATSDHQRLLDRLQLYDLVELKVSGDGNCQFRSLSDQIYRTPEHHKFVRQQIVTQLQSHPELYEGYVPMAYDDYLKRITKTGEWGDHVTLQAAADSYGVRIFVITSFKDTCYIEILPQIQKSDRIITLSFWAEVHYNSIYPHGEFPELENKKKKRWWWPGG; translated from the exons ATGGCAATCTATGAGTATGACCCTGATGTCATTCGGTGGGGTCTACATCATCTAGATGTCTGTATACCGAATGATAGTGGCTGTCCCAATACTGTTACTGAATACGATAAGGACTTGTCTGAAGTTGCATATGTAGATGAAGGATACTGTGAGCCCATGCAAGCAAATGTGTACAATGACGAGATAATTGCTCATGCTTATCAAGAAGAACTATCACGACTTGCAGCAGCTGAAACATCAGGATCTTCACATGCTGAGGAAGAGCATCAGCAAATCTCAGTTCTTTCACAGGATTGGTTTGGTTCTTCAAGAAGACACTGCAATTCTG AATGTCAAAGCAATCAGGACGATCCTGATGAAGCAGGAATGTTTAAATTATGCCCCAGCCCAGGACGAGCTGTTGTTAATGCAGAGGACCAACCAGGTTCCCCAGAGATAGAAGATGAATCTGCTCTTGATGGAGAAGTTGGCAGGAGGTTGAATCAGATGTTCTCCGTCCCT CATGTGCCTAGAATTAATggagaaataccttcagttgaTGAAGCTACCTCTGATCATCAAAGATTGCTAGACAG ATTGCAGTTGTATGACTTGGTCGAGCTAAAAGTATCAGGAGATGGCAATTGCCAG TTCCGCTCCTTGTCGGATCAAATATATCGTACTCCTGAGCATCACAAGTTTGTTAGACAGCAAATTGTCACCCAG CTTCAATCTCATCCAGAGTTGTATGAAGGTTATGTTCCCATGGCCTATGATGACTACTTGAAAAGAATAACCAA GACTGGCGAATGGGGTGATCATGTCACACTGCAGGCAGCAGCAGATTCG TATGGTGTGAGGATTTTTGTGATAACGTCCTTCAAGGACACATGCTATATTGAGATTCTTCCTCAAATACAGAAGTCAGACAGAA TAATAACTTTGAGCTTCTGGGCAGAAGTGCACTATAACTCCATATATCCTCATGGAG AATTTCCTGAactagaaaacaagaaaaagaagagatggTGGTGGCCTGGCGGTTAA
- the LOC113730790 gene encoding OVARIAN TUMOR DOMAIN-containing deubiquitinating enzyme 9 isoform X3, with protein MAIYEYDPDVIRWGLHHLDVCIPNDSGCPNTVTEYDKDLSEVAYVDEGYCEPMQANVYNDEIIAHAYQEELSRLAAAETSGSSHAEEEHQQISVLSQDWFGSSRRHCNSECQSNQDDPDEAGMFKLCPSPGRAVVNAEDQPGSPEIEDESALDGEVGRRLNQMFSVPHVPRINGEIPSVDEATSDHQRLLDRLQLYDLVELKVSGDGNCQFRSLSDQIYRTPEHHKFVRQQIVTQLQSHPELYEGYVPMAYDDYLKRITKTGEWGDHVTLQAAADSDVSSFFECDFAFIVTNACHLIQYGVRIFVITSFKDTCYIEILPQIQKSDRIITLSFWAEVHYNSIYPHGEFPELENKKKKRWWWPGG; from the exons ATGGCAATCTATGAGTATGACCCTGATGTCATTCGGTGGGGTCTACATCATCTAGATGTCTGTATACCGAATGATAGTGGCTGTCCCAATACTGTTACTGAATACGATAAGGACTTGTCTGAAGTTGCATATGTAGATGAAGGATACTGTGAGCCCATGCAAGCAAATGTGTACAATGACGAGATAATTGCTCATGCTTATCAAGAAGAACTATCACGACTTGCAGCAGCTGAAACATCAGGATCTTCACATGCTGAGGAAGAGCATCAGCAAATCTCAGTTCTTTCACAGGATTGGTTTGGTTCTTCAAGAAGACACTGCAATTCTG AATGTCAAAGCAATCAGGACGATCCTGATGAAGCAGGAATGTTTAAATTATGCCCCAGCCCAGGACGAGCTGTTGTTAATGCAGAGGACCAACCAGGTTCCCCAGAGATAGAAGATGAATCTGCTCTTGATGGAGAAGTTGGCAGGAGGTTGAATCAGATGTTCTCCGTCCCT CATGTGCCTAGAATTAATggagaaataccttcagttgaTGAAGCTACCTCTGATCATCAAAGATTGCTAGACAG ATTGCAGTTGTATGACTTGGTCGAGCTAAAAGTATCAGGAGATGGCAATTGCCAG TTCCGCTCCTTGTCGGATCAAATATATCGTACTCCTGAGCATCACAAGTTTGTTAGACAGCAAATTGTCACCCAG CTTCAATCTCATCCAGAGTTGTATGAAGGTTATGTTCCCATGGCCTATGATGACTACTTGAAAAGAATAACCAA GACTGGCGAATGGGGTGATCATGTCACACTGCAGGCAGCAGCAGATTCG GATGTGTCGTCATTCTTTGAATGTGACTTTGCATTCATCGTGACTAATGCTTGTCATCTTATACAGTATGGTGTGAGGATTTTTGTGATAACGTCCTTCAAGGACACATGCTATATTGAGATTCTTCCTCAAATACAGAAGTCAGACAGAA TAATAACTTTGAGCTTCTGGGCAGAAGTGCACTATAACTCCATATATCCTCATGGAG AATTTCCTGAactagaaaacaagaaaaagaagagatggTGGTGGCCTGGCGGTTAA